A window of the Deinococcus malanensis genome harbors these coding sequences:
- a CDS encoding DUF6766 family protein: protein MHQKNACAGGSSKQFGSNNALTSVQMSLFVLLWIGQALSGWAVHNQDMEELKQRALTFGQYLLPAHFWSATTENWEGEFLLMAAFMVMTVYLKQRGTAESNPYPEEETEEQRQRARRDIAVRGFWKRKTLTIVLLGLFLTSLLVHLNNSMRGFNHERLARGQDPLLLGEFLREPQFYFESAQNWQSEFLAVAAIMVLTIFLRQVGSSQSKALEDPDVKPSDG from the coding sequence ATCCACCAAAAGAATGCATGTGCTGGAGGCAGCTCGAAACAGTTCGGGTCTAACAATGCCCTCACTAGTGTTCAGATGAGTCTGTTTGTCCTGTTATGGATCGGGCAGGCACTGAGTGGCTGGGCGGTACACAACCAGGACATGGAAGAACTGAAGCAACGGGCCCTGACCTTTGGCCAGTACCTGCTCCCAGCACACTTCTGGTCAGCGACCACCGAAAACTGGGAAGGCGAATTTCTTCTTATGGCGGCGTTCATGGTCATGACGGTGTATCTCAAGCAGCGTGGAACTGCGGAGTCCAACCCTTATCCCGAAGAGGAAACGGAAGAGCAGCGCCAGCGGGCCAGGCGCGACATCGCCGTGCGTGGTTTCTGGAAGCGGAAGACGCTGACCATCGTGTTGCTGGGGCTATTTTTAACATCTCTGCTGGTGCATCTGAACAATTCCATGCGCGGCTTCAACCATGAGCGCCTTGCGCGAGGTCAGGATCCACTCTTGCTGGGCGAATTTCTCAGGGAACCCCAGTTTTATTTCGAATCTGCACAGAACTGGCAGAGCGAGTTTCTGGCGGTGGCGGCCATCATGGTGCTGACCATTTTTCTGCGGCAGGTAGGCTCATCGCAGTCCAAAGCCCTGGAAGATCCTGACGTGAAACCCAGCGACGGATAG
- the glf gene encoding UDP-galactopyranose mutase, producing the protein MTEPREMQARNNGKTFDYLIVGAGFAGSVLAERLANTGRRVLVVDRRPHIGGNAYDCYDDAGVLIHPYGPHIFHTNSKDVFEYLSQFTEWRPYQHRVLANVDGQLLPIPINLDTVNKLYGLNLTAFQVEEFFASVAEKVEAVRTSEDVVVSKVGRDLYNKFFRGYTRKQWGLDPSELDASVTARVPTRTNRDDRYFADTFQAMPLHGYTRMFQNMLSSPNISVMLNTDYRQIVDFIPHSHLIYTGPVDAFFGFCYGKLPYRSLEFRHETHDVDQLLPVGTVNYPNDYGYTRVSEFKHITGQRHHQTSVVYEYPQAEGDPYYPVPRPENAELYKRYEALAQERNDVTFVGRLATYRYYNMDQVVAQSLATFRKLQGEKE; encoded by the coding sequence ATGACTGAACCCCGGGAGATGCAGGCCCGGAACAACGGGAAAACCTTCGATTATCTCATTGTGGGCGCCGGCTTTGCCGGAAGTGTCCTGGCGGAGCGGCTGGCAAACACCGGACGCCGGGTGCTGGTGGTGGACCGCCGCCCCCATATCGGCGGCAACGCTTACGACTGTTACGACGACGCCGGTGTGCTGATCCATCCGTATGGACCGCATATTTTCCATACCAATTCAAAGGACGTCTTCGAGTACCTGTCGCAGTTCACCGAATGGCGGCCCTACCAGCACCGGGTGCTGGCAAATGTCGATGGTCAGCTGCTGCCGATCCCGATCAATCTGGATACGGTCAACAAGCTGTACGGGCTGAACCTGACGGCCTTTCAGGTCGAGGAATTCTTTGCCTCGGTGGCGGAAAAGGTCGAAGCGGTCCGCACCAGCGAGGATGTCGTGGTCAGCAAGGTAGGCCGCGACCTGTACAACAAGTTTTTCCGAGGCTATACCCGCAAGCAGTGGGGCCTGGACCCCAGTGAACTGGATGCAAGTGTCACGGCGCGCGTGCCCACCCGTACCAACCGCGACGACAGGTATTTTGCCGACACCTTTCAGGCCATGCCGCTGCACGGTTACACCCGCATGTTTCAGAACATGCTCTCGAGCCCGAACATATCCGTGATGCTGAACACCGATTACCGGCAGATCGTGGATTTTATTCCACATAGTCACCTGATTTACACCGGTCCGGTCGACGCCTTCTTCGGGTTCTGTTATGGCAAGCTGCCTTACCGCAGCCTGGAGTTCCGGCATGAAACCCATGATGTGGATCAGCTGCTTCCAGTCGGAACCGTGAATTATCCCAACGATTACGGTTACACGCGCGTCAGCGAGTTCAAGCACATCACTGGCCAGCGGCACCACCAGACCAGCGTGGTCTATGAATACCCACAGGCCGAAGGCGATCCGTACTATCCGGTACCGCGTCCCGAAAATGCTGAACTGTACAAACGCTACGAAGCGCTGGCGCAGGAACGCAATGACGTGACGTTTGTGGGCCGCCTGGCGACCTACCGGTACTACAACATGGATCAGGTCGTGGCCCAGTCGCTGGCCACCTTCCGCAAGCTGCAGGGCGAGAAGGAGTAG
- a CDS encoding carotenoid biosynthesis protein, which yields MSYLQYHLVFILPVLLVLAALTARRRGPLAGPYNPDDRWSWSWFWALPLVATVYTTPWDNYLVFREVWSYPPERVLGRLGYVPYEEYAFFILQTLISGLLLLLLMRRGGPARVAARPELVRWGGAALLLGLAFVGALCLRQERTLYLGLILAWAMPVLAGQWAFGGDLLLGRARLFWTATLLPTTYLWLTDAYAISNGIWQISPRYTVGLNLGRLPFEEMLFFLVTNLLVVTGLMLFLHPAALERLGRARPYLRPWLGFAALYLLLKIPVPLWPGGFPLLGTLSTGFLCLAALSYAADRVGWGRAVSLLLLGSGTGWLVEWIGSQTGLPFGQYSYEGAPAPTLLGVPLIVPLGWFAMTLVATLLSGGRAWLAGLLLVAWDLGLEPLMTSQGYWTWQDPHPLWSGAPLLNFIGWWGIGTALSWAFVRLAPDLRRPTSGLHPGQVYLAELLFLPGGLLLFGQPVAAGVTLVAMALVLSQTRRAV from the coding sequence GTGAGCTACCTGCAGTACCACCTGGTTTTTATCCTGCCGGTGCTGCTGGTGCTGGCTGCCCTCACCGCCCGCCGGCGTGGCCCGCTGGCCGGACCGTATAACCCGGATGACCGCTGGAGCTGGAGCTGGTTCTGGGCCCTGCCGCTGGTGGCCACGGTCTACACCACGCCCTGGGACAACTATCTGGTTTTCCGCGAGGTCTGGTCCTACCCACCCGAGCGCGTGCTGGGCCGGTTGGGCTACGTACCCTACGAGGAGTACGCGTTTTTTATCCTTCAGACCCTGATCTCCGGGCTGCTGCTGCTGCTGCTCATGCGCCGGGGGGGGCCGGCGCGGGTCGCGGCCCGTCCGGAGCTGGTCCGCTGGGGCGGCGCCGCGCTGCTGCTGGGGCTGGCTTTTGTCGGCGCCCTGTGTCTGCGTCAGGAGCGCACGCTGTACCTGGGCCTGATCCTGGCCTGGGCCATGCCGGTGCTCGCGGGGCAGTGGGCCTTTGGAGGAGACCTGCTGCTGGGCCGCGCGCGGCTGTTCTGGACTGCCACGCTGCTTCCCACCACCTATCTGTGGCTGACCGATGCCTACGCGATCTCGAACGGCATCTGGCAGATTTCGCCGCGCTACACGGTTGGCCTGAATCTGGGACGGCTCCCCTTCGAGGAGATGCTGTTTTTCCTGGTAACGAACCTGCTGGTGGTCACGGGGCTGATGCTGTTCCTGCATCCGGCAGCCCTGGAGCGGCTTGGCCGGGCCCGCCCATACCTGCGTCCCTGGCTGGGCTTCGCGGCGCTGTACCTGCTGCTGAAAATTCCGGTGCCCCTGTGGCCGGGCGGCTTCCCGCTGCTCGGCACCCTGAGCACCGGCTTCCTGTGCCTGGCTGCGCTGTCGTACGCCGCTGACCGGGTGGGGTGGGGCCGCGCCGTTTCCCTGCTGCTGCTGGGCAGCGGGACCGGCTGGCTGGTCGAGTGGATCGGGAGTCAGACCGGGCTGCCGTTCGGGCAGTACAGCTACGAGGGTGCTCCTGCACCAACCCTGCTGGGAGTGCCCCTGATCGTGCCGCTGGGCTGGTTTGCCATGACCCTGGTGGCCACGCTGCTGTCCGGGGGCCGGGCCTGGCTGGCGGGCCTGCTGCTGGTCGCCTGGGACCTGGGGCTCGAGCCCCTGATGACGTCCCAGGGGTACTGGACTTGGCAGGACCCCCACCCGCTGTGGAGCGGGGCGCCGCTGCTGAATTTTATCGGCTGGTGGGGAATAGGGACGGCCCTGAGCTGGGCGTTCGTCCGGCTGGCCCCGGACCTGCGGCGGCCCACCTCCGGGCTGCATCCGGGGCAGGTGTACCTGGCCGAACTGCTGTTCCTTCCCGGCGGCCTGCTGCTGTTCGGCCAACCGGTGGCGGCGGGTGTCACCCTGGTGGCCATGGCTCTGGTCCTGAGCCAGACCCGGAGGGCCGTGTGA
- the cphA gene encoding cyanophycin synthetase — translation MTDSTPSQNPPRPMRVTERQVYRGPNVYGYEPMIRFQVDLGALEEFPTSALPGFNEALIALLPTLHNHGCSYKEPGGLIRRMQEGTWLGHVIEHVALDLQSLVGRRVTYGKTRSVKGQPGVYNVLYAYQEERLGMAAGAVALRLVDSLLPDHLRGVQGVELLLPAGEEPFTPGSPFNFEAEVSALRRLAKRYTLGPTTQSLVTEAERRGIPYLRLDDNSLVQLGYGRYQQLVRASITGQTAHIATMTASDKALTKTLLDRAGLPVPRGAVVRTAEDAVAAARRLSGPVVTKPLDGNHGRGVSLLLTEDEQVRRGFEEARQHSRDVVVEQHFQGNDHRVLVINGEVVAVAERVPAHVVGDGIRSIEALVEEVNQDPRRGEGHENVMTRIRIDDHVLGLLAKAGWTLQSVPPLGQTVFLRDTANLSTGGTAVDRTDVIHPDNLTVARRAAKVIGLDVAGIDLISPDISRSVHETGGGIVEVNAAPGFRMHLQPSEGTPRNVAAPVLDMLFPPGVPCRMPIISITGTNGKSTTSRMVAHILQQSGKVVGLTTSNGIYINGEQVVSGDTTGPKSAKVVLSDPAVEVAVLETARGGLLREGLGFETCDVGAVLNIQPDHLGIKGIETIEDLAWVKSLVIEVVSKNGASVLNADDPLTLKMRRKARGEIILFSMRGGSDYSPELQEHIAGGGTAVVREPTVLGDELVLYQDHRRRPIMRARDIPATLGGFAQVNVQNALAAAAIALARQVPLQVIRSALSSFSTSFELSPGRLNLYDGHPFRVLLDYAHNPTGMEYLSELIGHLRPPKGRVIGVMGVAGDRRDEDILRMGELAAQAFDELIIREDELRRGRRVGEGARLITEGALSSGFDPAHVQTILKEPEAVDAALRLAAPGDLVVLLATEVEDTWQQMRDFDSSAALAEPEMASAAWAKGSHD, via the coding sequence ATGACCGATTCCACACCTTCCCAGAACCCCCCACGTCCCATGCGAGTGACCGAACGGCAGGTATACCGCGGACCGAACGTCTATGGTTACGAGCCGATGATCCGCTTTCAGGTGGACCTGGGCGCTCTGGAAGAGTTTCCGACCAGCGCTCTGCCGGGCTTCAATGAGGCCCTGATCGCCCTGCTACCCACCCTGCACAACCACGGCTGCTCCTATAAGGAACCCGGTGGGCTGATCCGCCGGATGCAGGAGGGGACCTGGCTTGGACATGTCATCGAGCATGTCGCCCTGGACCTGCAGTCGCTTGTCGGACGGCGTGTCACCTACGGCAAGACCCGGTCGGTCAAGGGTCAGCCGGGGGTCTACAACGTGCTTTACGCCTACCAGGAGGAACGGCTCGGTATGGCCGCCGGGGCTGTGGCCCTGCGGCTGGTGGACAGCCTGCTGCCTGACCATCTGCGCGGAGTTCAGGGGGTGGAGCTGCTGCTTCCTGCCGGCGAAGAGCCGTTCACACCGGGCTCGCCGTTCAACTTTGAAGCCGAGGTCAGCGCCCTGCGCCGGCTGGCCAAACGCTACACGCTGGGGCCCACCACCCAGTCCCTGGTGACCGAGGCCGAGCGGCGTGGGATTCCCTACCTGCGCCTGGATGACAACAGCCTGGTCCAGCTGGGGTACGGCCGGTACCAGCAGCTGGTCCGGGCCAGTATTACCGGGCAGACCGCCCACATCGCCACCATGACGGCCAGCGACAAGGCACTGACCAAAACCCTGCTGGACCGCGCCGGGCTTCCGGTTCCTCGCGGAGCGGTGGTCCGCACGGCAGAGGATGCGGTGGCCGCGGCGCGCCGACTCAGTGGACCGGTGGTCACCAAGCCGCTGGACGGCAACCATGGGCGGGGCGTCTCGCTGCTGCTGACAGAAGACGAGCAGGTCCGCAGGGGCTTCGAGGAAGCCCGGCAGCACAGCCGTGACGTGGTCGTCGAGCAGCACTTCCAGGGCAACGATCACCGGGTGCTGGTCATCAACGGCGAGGTCGTGGCCGTGGCTGAGCGGGTCCCGGCCCATGTGGTGGGGGACGGTATACGCAGCATCGAGGCCTTGGTCGAGGAGGTCAATCAGGATCCCCGCCGTGGTGAGGGGCACGAGAACGTCATGACCCGCATCCGCATTGATGATCACGTGCTGGGACTGCTGGCCAAAGCAGGCTGGACCCTGCAGAGCGTGCCGCCGCTGGGCCAGACGGTTTTCCTGCGCGACACCGCCAACCTGTCCACCGGCGGTACGGCGGTCGACCGCACCGACGTGATTCACCCGGATAACCTCACCGTGGCGCGCCGGGCGGCCAAGGTGATCGGCCTGGACGTCGCCGGGATCGACCTGATCAGCCCCGACATCTCGCGCTCGGTGCATGAGACCGGCGGCGGCATCGTGGAGGTCAACGCGGCCCCCGGGTTCCGTATGCACCTGCAGCCATCGGAAGGCACGCCGCGCAATGTAGCCGCCCCGGTGCTGGACATGCTGTTTCCACCGGGAGTGCCGTGCCGCATGCCGATCATTTCCATTACCGGCACCAACGGGAAAAGCACCACCTCGCGCATGGTGGCGCACATCCTGCAACAGAGCGGGAAGGTTGTGGGCCTGACCACCTCCAACGGCATTTACATTAACGGCGAACAGGTCGTCAGTGGAGATACCACCGGCCCCAAGAGTGCCAAGGTGGTCCTGAGTGACCCCGCCGTGGAAGTCGCCGTGCTGGAAACGGCCCGGGGCGGTCTGCTGCGCGAGGGGCTGGGCTTCGAGACCTGCGACGTGGGCGCGGTCCTGAACATCCAGCCGGACCATCTGGGTATCAAGGGCATCGAGACCATCGAGGACCTGGCGTGGGTCAAATCGCTGGTCATCGAGGTCGTATCTAAAAATGGCGCCAGCGTCCTGAACGCCGACGATCCCCTGACCCTGAAGATGCGACGCAAGGCGCGGGGCGAGATCATCCTGTTCTCGATGCGCGGCGGGAGCGACTATTCCCCCGAGTTGCAGGAACATATCGCCGGGGGCGGGACGGCGGTGGTCCGCGAACCGACCGTGCTGGGCGACGAACTGGTGCTGTACCAGGACCACCGGCGCCGCCCGATCATGCGGGCCCGCGACATTCCCGCCACCCTGGGCGGGTTCGCCCAGGTCAACGTGCAGAATGCGCTGGCCGCTGCCGCGATTGCGCTGGCCCGGCAGGTGCCCCTGCAGGTCATCCGCTCGGCCCTGAGCAGCTTCTCCACGTCGTTCGAACTGAGTCCCGGCCGCCTGAACCTGTACGACGGCCACCCGTTCCGGGTACTGCTGGACTACGCGCACAACCCGACGGGCATGGAATATCTGAGCGAGCTGATCGGTCACCTGCGTCCCCCCAAGGGCCGTGTGATCGGCGTGATGGGAGTGGCCGGAGACCGCCGTGACGAGGACATTCTGCGAATGGGTGAACTTGCTGCGCAGGCCTTTGATGAACTGATTATCCGCGAGGACGAGCTGCGGCGTGGCCGGCGCGTCGGGGAAGGGGCCCGCCTGATTACTGAGGGCGCCCTGAGCAGCGGTTTTGACCCGGCGCATGTGCAGACCATCCTGAAAGAGCCGGAGGCCGTAGACGCTGCCCTTCGCCTTGCGGCGCCGGGCGACCTGGTGGTGCTGCTGGCCACCGAGGTCGAGGACACCTGGCAGCAGATGCGTGACTTCGACAGCTCAGCTGCCCTGGCCGAGCCCGAGATGGCCTCCGCGGCCTGGGCGAAAGGATCCCATGACTGA
- a CDS encoding glycosyltransferase family 1 protein produces MSKPLTLPTPALIVLSHLRWHFVYQRPQHLMTRAARDRRVYYVEEPMFGEYANQLELERTDSGVTVCTPHLQAGLTPAEAQGITARLLEGLVNDENLTEYDLWVYSPMELPVASHLSPRITVYDCMDELANFKGASSELRRREASLFQQADVVFTGGHRLYEAKCLQHSNVFPFPSSVDVGHFAQARTDLADPADQAALARPRLGFYGVIDERFDIDLIGEVARRRPEWHFVLLGPVVKIDEAELPRGENLHYLGQKKYADLPAYLAHWDVALLPFSLNASTEFISPTKTPEYLAAGVPVVSTSIRDVIRPYGDGDMVRVADGADAFEAACAAALAEAGTLAATRRQERADAYLAQLSWDLTWQGMRDELEAAAILQTAVPLPSAAGAGYFEGADD; encoded by the coding sequence GTGTCTAAGCCCCTTACACTTCCTACTCCTGCCCTGATCGTGCTGTCTCACCTGCGCTGGCATTTCGTCTACCAGCGTCCTCAGCACCTGATGACCCGGGCAGCCAGAGACCGTCGTGTGTATTACGTCGAAGAACCGATGTTTGGCGAGTATGCCAACCAGCTTGAACTGGAACGCACCGACAGTGGGGTGACCGTCTGCACGCCTCATCTGCAGGCTGGGCTGACACCAGCCGAGGCGCAGGGCATCACGGCCCGGCTGCTGGAAGGCCTGGTAAACGACGAGAACCTCACCGAATATGACCTGTGGGTGTATTCCCCGATGGAACTGCCTGTCGCTTCCCACTTGAGCCCCCGTATCACGGTCTACGACTGTATGGACGAATTGGCCAATTTTAAAGGCGCGTCGTCCGAGCTGCGACGCCGTGAAGCGTCGCTGTTCCAGCAGGCAGATGTGGTCTTTACCGGCGGACACCGGCTGTACGAGGCCAAGTGCCTGCAGCACAGCAACGTGTTCCCGTTTCCGTCCAGTGTGGATGTGGGCCACTTTGCCCAGGCCCGCACGGATCTGGCCGATCCGGCTGACCAGGCGGCCCTGGCGCGTCCGCGTCTCGGGTTCTACGGTGTGATCGACGAGCGCTTTGACATCGACCTGATCGGGGAGGTGGCCCGCCGACGCCCCGAGTGGCACTTCGTGCTGCTGGGCCCGGTGGTCAAGATCGACGAGGCCGAGCTTCCCCGCGGCGAGAACCTGCACTACCTGGGTCAGAAGAAATACGCGGACCTGCCGGCCTATCTGGCCCACTGGGACGTGGCGTTGCTGCCCTTTTCCCTGAACGCGTCGACCGAGTTCATCAGCCCGACCAAGACGCCGGAATATCTGGCGGCCGGGGTTCCGGTCGTGTCTACCAGCATTCGCGACGTGATCCGTCCCTACGGTGACGGCGACATGGTGCGCGTGGCTGACGGAGCCGATGCTTTCGAGGCTGCCTGCGCCGCAGCACTCGCGGAAGCGGGAACACTGGCCGCGACGCGCCGGCAGGAGCGCGCCGACGCCTATCTGGCCCAGCTGTCCTGGGACCTGACTTGGCAGGGCATGCGCGACGAGCTTGAAGCCGCCGCCATCCTGCAGACGGCTGTACCGCTGCCCTCCGCTGCCGGAGCCGGTTATTTCGAGGGCGCCGATGACTGA
- a CDS encoding phytoene desaturase family protein, with protein MTDFDVIVMGAGHNALVTAAYAARAGLRVGVFERRHLVGGAVSTEEIVSGYRFDYGGSAHILIRMTPVVQELELSRYGLHYLDLDPLFHCSDGETPWFIWRDRERTAHDLESLFPGQGEAYSRFLDEWTPFARSVAELFNSAPGPLELGRMALGSGRGQDSARQLSRILRPYGEVAREYFSEERVRAPLTWMAAQSGPPPTDPLSAPFLLWHPLYHEGGVARPKGGSGGLTRALARATEAHGGQIFLNAPVQDILVKGGRAQGVRLVNGETYTARAVVAGSHILTTAGALSPEHVPAAARDVRVGNGFGMILRLALSGKVRYRQHTEPESRIGLGLLIKNERQLMKGYGEYLAGEPTTDPPLVAMTFSAVDDSLAPPGGEVLWLWAQYYPFELASGSWETRTAEARDSILNAFEHYAPGTRDQIVGELVQTPAWLDQHLGLHRGNVMHLEMSFDQMFAFRPWMQASGYRWPGVRGLYLTGASTHPGGGIMGASGRTAARVLLSDLTRRRWQ; from the coding sequence ATGACTGATTTTGATGTGATCGTGATGGGAGCAGGTCACAATGCTCTGGTCACGGCCGCCTATGCAGCCCGTGCGGGTCTGCGGGTTGGCGTGTTCGAACGCCGGCATCTGGTCGGCGGCGCCGTCAGCACCGAGGAAATCGTCTCCGGATACCGTTTCGATTACGGGGGCAGCGCCCACATCCTGATCCGAATGACACCTGTTGTTCAGGAACTCGAACTCTCCCGCTACGGTCTGCATTATCTGGATCTCGACCCTCTGTTTCACTGTTCCGATGGAGAGACACCCTGGTTTATCTGGCGCGACCGCGAACGCACGGCGCACGACCTTGAAAGTTTATTTCCTGGCCAGGGAGAGGCATACTCACGCTTTCTCGACGAGTGGACTCCCTTTGCGCGCAGTGTCGCTGAACTGTTCAACAGTGCGCCGGGGCCGCTGGAACTTGGCCGCATGGCGCTGGGCAGCGGCCGTGGGCAGGACAGCGCACGGCAGCTCAGCCGCATCCTGCGCCCCTACGGTGAGGTCGCCCGTGAATATTTTTCAGAGGAACGGGTGCGTGCGCCCCTGACCTGGATGGCGGCCCAGAGCGGTCCACCACCGACCGATCCGCTCAGCGCTCCCTTTCTGCTGTGGCATCCGCTGTACCACGAGGGCGGAGTGGCGCGCCCCAAGGGCGGCAGCGGCGGTCTGACACGGGCCCTGGCACGCGCCACCGAAGCCCACGGCGGCCAGATCTTCCTGAACGCACCCGTGCAGGACATTCTGGTCAAGGGCGGCCGGGCCCAGGGCGTCCGTCTGGTCAACGGAGAAACCTACACGGCCCGCGCGGTAGTGGCCGGGTCGCACATCCTGACCACCGCCGGGGCCCTGTCACCGGAACATGTGCCGGCTGCCGCACGGGACGTGCGGGTGGGCAATGGATTCGGCATGATTCTGCGGCTGGCTCTCAGTGGCAAGGTCCGCTATCGCCAGCACACCGAACCCGAAAGCCGGATCGGTCTTGGCCTGCTGATCAAAAACGAACGCCAGCTGATGAAAGGCTACGGGGAGTACCTGGCCGGGGAGCCGACCACCGATCCTCCACTGGTGGCCATGACGTTCAGCGCCGTGGATGATTCGCTGGCTCCACCCGGAGGCGAGGTGCTGTGGCTGTGGGCTCAGTACTACCCCTTCGAGCTGGCGTCCGGAAGCTGGGAGACCCGCACTGCTGAGGCCCGCGACAGTATCCTGAACGCCTTCGAACATTACGCCCCGGGCACCCGCGACCAGATAGTAGGTGAACTGGTCCAGACGCCCGCCTGGCTAGATCAGCACCTCGGGTTGCACCGCGGCAACGTGATGCACCTGGAAATGAGCTTCGACCAGATGTTCGCCTTCCGGCCATGGATGCAGGCCAGCGGGTACCGCTGGCCCGGCGTCAGGGGCCTGTACCTGACTGGCGCCAGTACCCATCCCGGCGGGGGCATCATGGGCGCTTCCGGTCGCACCGCGGCCCGCGTGCTGCTCAGCGACCTGACCCGGCGGCGGTGGCAGTGA
- a CDS encoding lysophospholipid acyltransferase family protein yields MNRWWIAPMLRRTIRTQVRRGLAGVWVRGGPPEGGAVLAPNHHSFWDGYLLAELAWQAGQPLRVMMTSRQLDRFPFLQLIGARPPGQLRSLARDAGAGYWIGVFPEGAIQAAGPLQALQPGAGWLAQIARVPLVPVAIRVVVRAGPGPEAFLRFGTPCLTSELPSQLAAVLQALDADLSSADPERPPAGYLLRVTGLGARPDEVTLAVRWLTRLSGFGRTEAAPELPVPAHGRMRP; encoded by the coding sequence GTGAACCGCTGGTGGATCGCGCCGATGCTGCGCCGCACGATCCGGACCCAGGTTCGCCGGGGGCTCGCGGGTGTCTGGGTGCGTGGCGGCCCCCCTGAAGGCGGCGCCGTGCTGGCCCCCAATCACCATTCCTTTTGGGACGGCTACCTGCTGGCGGAGCTGGCCTGGCAGGCAGGGCAGCCGCTGCGGGTGATGATGACGTCGCGGCAGCTGGACCGCTTTCCCTTTCTGCAGCTGATCGGGGCGCGCCCCCCTGGCCAGTTGCGCTCTCTGGCACGTGACGCGGGGGCCGGGTACTGGATCGGCGTGTTCCCCGAAGGAGCGATCCAGGCGGCCGGTCCCCTGCAGGCCCTTCAGCCCGGCGCCGGGTGGCTGGCGCAGATTGCCCGGGTGCCGCTGGTGCCGGTGGCCATCCGGGTCGTGGTGCGGGCCGGGCCCGGTCCGGAAGCTTTCCTCCGGTTCGGAACGCCCTGTCTGACCTCTGAGCTGCCCTCGCAACTGGCGGCAGTACTGCAAGCGCTCGACGCCGACCTGAGCAGCGCAGACCCTGAGCGGCCTCCGGCCGGCTACCTGCTCCGCGTGACGGGACTCGGCGCCCGACCGGACGAGGTCACGCTCGCGGTCCGCTGGCTCACCCGGCTGAGTGGCTTCGGACGGACCGAAGCGGCCCCTGAGCTCCCTGTGCCGGCACACGGCAGAATGCGCCCATGA
- a CDS encoding DoxX family protein codes for MSPRARFDLSTALLAALFAGAGVLHFLRPEFFDRIVPPATPMSPRAATLLSGAAELAGGLGLLHPRTRPAARWGLLALLVAVYPANLYMAQAPDKFGTPAWVTWARLPLQPLLMWWVWNTGRPTP; via the coding sequence ATGAGTCCGCGTGCCCGCTTCGACCTCTCAACGGCACTGCTGGCGGCCCTGTTTGCCGGTGCCGGTGTGCTGCATTTCCTCAGGCCGGAGTTCTTCGACCGCATCGTGCCGCCCGCAACGCCGATGTCGCCGCGCGCCGCGACCCTGCTGAGCGGCGCGGCCGAACTGGCCGGCGGGCTGGGGCTGCTGCATCCGCGGACCCGTCCGGCGGCGCGCTGGGGGCTGCTGGCCCTGCTGGTGGCGGTCTACCCGGCCAACCTGTATATGGCCCAGGCGCCCGACAAATTCGGTACGCCGGCCTGGGTGACCTGGGCGCGGCTGCCTCTTCAGCCCCTGCTGATGTGGTGGGTCTGGAATACCGGGCGGCCGACACCATGA
- a CDS encoding FRG domain-containing protein, with protein MQETRVNSWSELLDVLHGESWNPALRRFRSPYVFRGQGYDAPLTTSLQRLAGNTRDIERHLVRAFRKYAEANVQTRDLLWYWLSLGQHHGLPTRLLDWTYSPLVALHFATAQEERFDEDGVIWMLNAAQTNEALPPALSELLHREGASVFTVDMLELLGSQGREALAFDAEMTWLDRMEAEAGHPFLLFLEPPSLDQRIVQQSALFSLLSDPEITLHDWLGRHEHAARRVILPAELKWEVRDKLDGANITERTLFPDLSGLSQWLRRYYRLRQNGVPGPEEKPAPETDRRQQR; from the coding sequence TTGCAGGAAACCCGGGTCAACTCCTGGAGCGAGTTGCTGGATGTCCTGCACGGCGAATCCTGGAATCCTGCACTAAGGCGCTTCCGGTCTCCATATGTCTTTCGTGGTCAGGGGTATGATGCGCCCCTGACCACATCCTTGCAGCGGCTCGCCGGCAACACCCGTGACATCGAGCGGCATCTGGTCCGCGCCTTCCGCAAATATGCCGAGGCAAACGTGCAGACCCGCGACCTGTTGTGGTACTGGCTTTCGCTCGGCCAGCACCACGGGTTGCCGACCCGGTTGCTGGACTGGACCTATTCTCCGCTCGTGGCCCTGCATTTCGCGACCGCCCAGGAAGAGCGCTTCGACGAGGATGGGGTGATCTGGATGCTGAACGCCGCCCAGACCAACGAGGCCCTGCCGCCAGCGCTTTCGGAGCTGCTGCACCGGGAGGGCGCCAGTGTGTTTACCGTGGACATGCTGGAACTGCTGGGCAGCCAGGGCCGTGAGGCGCTGGCCTTTGACGCAGAGATGACCTGGCTCGACCGTATGGAGGCCGAGGCGGGGCATCCGTTTCTGCTGTTTCTGGAGCCTCCCTCGCTGGATCAGCGGATCGTGCAGCAGTCGGCGCTGTTCTCACTACTGAGCGATCCGGAAATCACCCTCCACGACTGGCTCGGGCGGCACGAGCACGCGGCGCGGCGGGTCATTCTTCCAGCGGAATTGAAATGGGAGGTCCGAGATAAGCTTGACGGCGCGAACATTACCGAACGCACGCTGTTTCCGGACCTCAGCGGCCTCAGCCAGTGGCTGCGGCGCTATTACCGCCTGCGGCAGAACGGCGTTCCTGGTCCTGAGGAGAAGCCTGCGCCCGAAACCGACCGCCGTCAGCAACGCTAG